GACATAGACACAGAGAGCTGGCTAGCCGGATCTTTGCACGGCGGCTACTTCCGAGACGCGGCGGAGCACGTCGACCTGggcgcggaggtggacggcgtAGTCCATGGCCTCCTTAAGCAAGGAAGCTTCGTCTTCCATGTCGGCGGCGTCCCGGCCGCCGGGTATCACCTCCCTCAGCGCCATGGCTTTCTTCCTCAGCATCCTCCTCGCAACAACATCATCATCGACAGCAACGCCATTGGCGCCACTCGCCGATGATCTCTtccagcggcggcagcggcggcacgaCCTCCGCGCCTTGCACGCGCCGGAGGCCGAGAAGAGGATGGCTTTGGGCCACCGGGCGGCGCCGacatcgccggcgccggaggaggagcgggcggcggccatggcgacgtcggcggcggactTGACGGCGAGCTTCCGGTCGTGGACGCTCATGGCGGTCGTGCTCGTGTGTGCGTGGAGGCAGGCGAGGCTGTGGAGCAAGTTCTTGAGGAAAACTTGCTTGAAGGACTTGGTGCTGCTAGTGCTAGTGTTAGGGCCTTGCATAGCTCAATCTTTGCTTCTGTTAATTTTTGGTTTGAGCAAGGACGACAAAGATCAATGGATCGCTGATTGGTTGCACAAACAGGCCGGGGCGCTTCCTGCAGCTTAAATAGGCCTGTGATCTACAGTACATATGCTGCATCGTACATTATTTAGCACGTGGCCGGTTCACAAAATCTCTCATGCACAcagcacacacatgcatggttGTTACCATTTGATCGTAACGTCTAGTAATTGCGATCCGATGGCCAATTGCTGGCATATGCTCCTtaatttcctttctttcttaatttatGATGATTGTGATGTGGTGTCGATCGGCCGACGCCCTTGATCGATGGAGTACTTAGCAAAAAAGTTACGCATGTGTGATCATTGCGAGTTGTCATGCCATCTTAATTAGGCATGCTATAAAGTACACAAGCTCTCGTTTTCCTCCATCAATCGGCACTAAGATGGTTAATACTGACTATTGTCGTATTGCTACTTACGGACGGAAAATCGACAAGTATGCCGCGCACGGTGTCCACGGAAACATACGCAGGATCCATGGCATGGGTATCGTTGTCATTCCTCTGTTAATCATCATGACAATTAATATTAGCATCATCATACATTGTGTTTGTCGTATATATGCTGGGTACGTACGTTCAGTATACGTATGTATGTAAGATGGACAAGCAGCAGCTAGAAGAAGTCATGTTGCAAGACGGCCGGGCAGGGCCACAGGCTTAAGGTCTCCCAAGCGCATGATGACCAAGTTATAATAGTCCTAGTCAGCTAGCCTCCGCGTGTCACAGAAGAAAGAAACGGCTTAGCTACACGGACGTCTGGAATAAAGGATATGCAAATACGGGCCACATTCACGTCTCAGAATTTCGGCTTTCTAGCTCCATTTTACTCACTCCGTTTGGGTTATAATGTCCTAGTAAAGTTCGTGTccactttgaccaacaattatttaaattatatttagtatatgtatataaaagttattactcactccgtccaacaaaagatgtctcaagcttgtcaaatttgaatgtatctagacataacttagtgtatagatgcattcgaatttagttaaagttgagacatcctttgatggaaggagggagtacctcgtttcataattcttgtcgaaatattaaatgtatctacacgctttttaggaatagatatatttattttttgacaaatttgcaacaaaaattatgaaacggaaggagtatatcattagaaaaagtttttcaacacgaatccaacaatatatcttttgtgtcGTAATAATCTGATATTAGCAATGTAagttttggtcaaagtttggcataaaATTTCGTGTGGACCTTATAAACCCGAACGGATGAAGTATATCTTAGATGCACAGGAGtaacatgcatgatgcattgCACACTGGCAGCTGATGCCTTCTCACCCCGTGTCCCTGTCGCCAAATTGAGGCCATGCACGTTGCACATGCAGAGGGGCACATTTCTGCTGGCGTCATTCAGAGTTGAGATAAATTCATGTACAGGTAGATacatgttttgattttttgcgTGTAAGCATTTTACGGCACGGATAATGTCAGAGCGTTCTCTTGTAAAAGAAGAATATTCATTTTCTAGAACACGCTCGTCAGATTCACAGAAGGCAGCCAACACCTGGCCTTCTGTATGCTCTGTCTACATAGCACCACTGGATCCGTATGCTGTGAGAAAGGAAGCGCCGATACATTTCGTTCACAAACTTCTTTATAACTCGTCTAACAATCAAATAAGCAAACGTAAAACTCGCAGCTCAAGGAAATCATCATGGAGGATGCAAGTTAATCATGCTCCCAAGAGAGTACAAGCAAGCAATTAGTGGCTAACATGAAACGGCAGAATGGTCACAAGTTTAACGAGTACAACCGGAAGGTACAGAATGAGCAGTTTCGAAATGGTAGGCCAGCTCTGGCCGTAACATAATCTACAAAGGAGAAATTTCGATAGTCAATCGAGGATTCAAATTGTCGGGAGAGCGAGATGGTGCCGTCGGTTTTCTGTTTGATCCCGAATCCAGATGCTACACAAACTTCTACCggggaagattgatgaagaaCTACAGCTCCCCAAGATAAATCTGCTTGTCGCTGCCACAGGATCCGATGATTGGCTCGGTGGGGTGGAAAGCGGTCTCGTTGACAGAACCGTTGTGCCCAGGAAGCTTGTACAGGATCCGCCTTGACGTCGTGTCCCAGATGTAGACCATGCGATCGGCGCTCCCAGCAGTTACCTTGCGGTTGTCGGGCGACCAGCTGCACTTCAACAGGTTCTTCTCAAAGTTGTGCTGATGCCCTGTGAGGGTCTTGATGTTCCGGTTCTCTGGCGCGTAAGGGCGCAAATCCCAGATTTTGAGCTCATTGTCCATCGCGTTTGTGAGGAGGTAAGACCCATCAGGGCTAAGCTGCATTCCAGTTATCATGTCCTGATGTCCTTTGAGATGTTCTGTAACTTCATTCTTGCGAAGATCCCACCACTTGACGTCGTTGTCCAGCCCACCAGTGAAAACCTTGTCTGCCGCCTCTGAGAAGCTCACAGCAGTAATCTGGTAATCGTCTGGAAGTGTTTGAATAGCCCCTCTTTGACGCAAGTCCCAGAGCTTTGCTGTACCGTCATCTGATCCACTCACAACAAGAGGTGGCCACTTCCGTGCCGGGCAACATGAATTGACAAATGATGAGTGTTCAGCCATCTTCTTAACCTGTTTACCAGTTTCGACATCCCACACCCTCAGGGTCTTGTCAGGGCTTGCAGAGATTATCTGGGTTCCATCAGTGGTCCACTGAAGGTCAAGAATGGCATTCCTGTGCCCTCTCAGTACCATGTAGTTCTTACAGTCACCATGGACATACCACAAGAAGATATCCTTGTCATGGGAGCCTGATGCTACCACAGTTCCAGCAGGGTTGAACTTCATGCAGTAGACAGCGCTCTGGTGGCCTGTGAGTAGCATTATCGGCGCCTCCAGACTGGATGTTCGTTGCTTCCCACCAGGTCCAAGAGCTTGGTTAGGGTGTTGATGAAAGTTGCCCAGCTCCATTCCTGGCCTTGGGGCTGCCAGCGCCAGAGAATTGTTGCCCGGAGCAGAGAACATCTTGAAGTCTGTAGTGAACTTCCAAGTTCCTGCGCCAAAGAAAGATATAAGATGACTGCAAAGAAATTGAACCTCTAAGCAATTGTACAAGCACATCCAtgcagaaacaaaacaaacacaaagGATGACAAATTCACAAGGTCTTCATTTTACAAACACATACAAAGTATCGTGCAGGGCCATGGCTAAATAACTAAAAATGGTTGTAATTATGAGATTTACTTATAGTAGTGAAGTAACGTGTCTCAacacagagaaaaaaaaagattcatGGTGCCACTCAACAGCAATGGCAGAATAAGTAGACCAAATGTTGGGTGTCACTAGGTGAATTACTAAAAGAACAGCAGGAGCAGAATGGCTTCAGAGAAGCATCAAAAGATCTATCTCAAATTAGCCCTACGGGGGGCTGATTCTAACACTAGACTCAAATCATGTGCAGCAACCTACAGACTAAGCTGCAAACAGTACTGCCGATACGGTGTAATGGAAGGCTGCAGCATCTGGATCACCCTAGTGATCTTGTCCTTGACGTTTCACatatactacggagtagtattaaCAAAAGCATCTACCAATAATTGCTCATACACGCAGATGGGGTCAAAAAGTCTATGCACAATTACAATTCAGCAACACAAGATTGAGGAGTTTTAGCATCAACGGTTCCGAGATATGCGTTCTAGCGGGTTTACACGAACAGGAGCAGCTGATTCTACTGTTCCATCTAAGAGAACTGATCTACGGTCTTACAAATTTTGCACTCTCCTAGATAGGTTCCCCTATCTCGCCATCCATAAAACGAAGTAGCTAGAGAAGGTCGGACGGCCATACCCGGATGGAAGCCCTAGGCGCGCTGGTGCTAGCTGGCGAGGCACGAGGAACCAGTGCTGCTGCTCGGCGAAGACAGCGAAGTCGAGGCCGTGGATGCGCCGCGGGCGGCCGGGGAGGTCTCGCCGATCCGACCGGAgaggggggaggaggaagacgaggggcggcggcgcggttaGGTTGGTGCGCGTGGAGGATTCGGGCGGCGTCTAGTCGCCTTCGCCCCGGGCCGAGGGTGGACTTGGGCTGTTTTGTTGGGCTCCGCTTCGTAGATGGGTCAGAGTCAGCGGGCTTAAGTGGCCTTAGTCATTTTAGAATCTTGTCAGTCAAATATTTCTCCTGTACTGGAGTAATATCTACATCTACTCATAATAATAAAGGAAGGAACGCTTCCTTGATCTTCGTCCGTCTAGCCCATCGCCCCCGGCCGAGTCTCCAAACGCGCAACGAGGCAAAAAAAACCGAACCCTCTCGAAAAAACCCACCCTGGCCATGTAAAACCAACCACCagcctctctctccccccccctcTGCGCGTCGTCTCCCTACCCCGCCTCCATCCTGCGACCTCCTCCATgccaggccgccggcgccacctctctcctcctcgcaagccgccgccgtctcacTGATCTATGGGATCTGCCTCCTACAACCGCCActgtctccctcctccgctcgccgcCCGGATCCGGCGAAGTCTGGCTAGGAGGAGGCGACGACCGGGTCGTCCCCGGATCCACCAATCCTGTCTTCCGGATCTTGCCTCGGCCAGCTGGGAGGCCGGGAACACACCGCAGGGCACGTCGCCACAAGGgctcctccgctgccgcggtggaggcggtgaGACatggtggcgaggaggaggcttCGGCGTCGGAGGCGGTGAC
This is a stretch of genomic DNA from Brachypodium distachyon strain Bd21 chromosome 1, Brachypodium_distachyon_v3.0, whole genome shotgun sequence. It encodes these proteins:
- the LOC100846159 gene encoding transcription factor IBH1-like 1 — protein: MQGPNTSTSSTKSFKQVFLKNLLHSLACLHAHTSTTAMSVHDRKLAVKSAADVAMAAARSSSGAGDVGAARWPKAILFSASGACKARRSCRRCRRWKRSSASGANGVAVDDDVVARRMLRKKAMALREVIPGGRDAADMEDEASLLKEAMDYAVHLRAQVDVLRRVSEVAAVQRSG
- the LOC100826831 gene encoding U5 small nuclear ribonucleoprotein 40 kDa protein — protein: MFSAPGNNSLALAAPRPGMELGNFHQHPNQALGPGGKQRTSSLEAPIMLLTGHQSAVYCMKFNPAGTVVASGSHDKDIFLWYVHGDCKNYMVLRGHRNAILDLQWTTDGTQIISASPDKTLRVWDVETGKQVKKMAEHSSFVNSCCPARKWPPLVVSGSDDGTAKLWDLRQRGAIQTLPDDYQITAVSFSEAADKVFTGGLDNDVKWWDLRKNEVTEHLKGHQDMITGMQLSPDGSYLLTNAMDNELKIWDLRPYAPENRNIKTLTGHQHNFEKNLLKCSWSPDNRKVTAGSADRMVYIWDTTSRRILYKLPGHNGSVNETAFHPTEPIIGSCGSDKQIYLGEL